From Hoeflea sp. 108:
ACCCGCTGCTGCGCTTCGACGGTTTCGAGGCGCGCGCACGCGGCGTTCGCGCCATGCTGCCGCATGTTGATGAGTTCCGCGCAGTCCATAATCTCAACGCGCTTGGCGATCTCTGCGCTTCGCTCGGCGTACCCGCTTCATGCAGCAGCGACCCGAGACGCTGGCTTGACGGCTTGGGCCGCGCTGCCTGAGCATCGGGAGGGAGGAAACGATGCCAAGCAAATTCCTGGACGAAGCCCGCGATCCGCTGATCATCGCGGAAGGCTGGATGAAGGACGGCAAGGACGTGGCCATTGCCACCGTCGTTGAAACATGGGGCTCGGCGCCGCGTCCAGTCGGCAGTCATCTCGTCATCGATGCCGATGGCACTTTCCACGGCTCCGTCTCCGGCGGCTGTGTCGAAGGTGCGGTGATTTCCGAAGCGCTCGACGTCATCGAAAGCGGCAAGCCGAAAATGCTCGATTTCGGTGTTGCCGACGAAACCGCCTGGCAGGTCGGACTTTCCTGCGGCGGTCGCATCCGGGTCTATGTCGAGCGGCTGGGGTAAAAACGAATGGACCCGTATGTTCTGAAGACCTTGAATGCCGAGCGCCGCGCCCGCCGCGCCGCAATCGTCGTCACCGATCTTGGCGACGGCCGCGGCCGCGTCATCAAGGAGGGCGACGCGGTGGTCGGCGATCTCGGTGCAGCCATCGGCAAGGCGTTCCGCTCAGGCGCGTCGAGCATGGTCGAGGCCGAGGGCCGCAGCTTCTTCCTCAACGTGCATCTGCCGCAGCCACGGCTGGTCATCATTGGCGCGGTCCATATCAGCCAGGCACTGGCGCCAATGGCCAGGATTGCCGGCTTCCCGCTTGAGATCATCGACCCGCGCACGGCTTTTGCCAGCGACGAGCGCTTTCCCGACGACATTCACAAGGCCGAATGGCCAGAGGACGTGCTGAAGCATTGCCCGCTCGACCGCTACGCGGCGTTGGCAGCGATCACCCACGACCCCAAGATCGACGACTGGCCGCTCAAGGCAGCACTTGACGCCGAGTGCTTTTATGTCGGCGCGCTGGGCAGCCGCAAGACCCATGCCAGGCGCGTCGAGCGCCTGCTGGCCATGGGCGTGAGGCCTGAGCAGATCGAACGCATCAACGCGCCGATCGGGCTCGACATCGGTGCGGCCAACCCGGCCGAGATCGCCGTTGCGGTGCTGGCGCAGGTCATCGCGGCCTTCCGCTCGCGCGGTCTTGCGGCCAAGTCGAAAGGCGAGGCGGCGTGAAGTTCGGCCCCATTCCGGTCGCGGATGCAATTGGCGCTGTGCTGGCTCATGCCACGACGTCGGGCGAGCGCCGCTATCGCAAGGGGCAAGTTCTCGGCGCGGACGATGTCGCTGCCTTGCAGGCCGCGGGCCTTGCCGAGGTCGTTGTCGCAGCGCTCGAGCATGGCGATCTTGGCGAGGACGCTGCCGCCGAAGCCATTGCGGCAGCCATGCGCCACCGGCACATCGAGGTGAAGCAGGCCGCCACAGGCCGCGTCAACCTCCACGCCACTTCGCCAGGCGTCTTCACTGTCGATGCCCAGCTGATCGATGCGATCAACGCTGTCGACCCGGCGATAACGGTGGCCACGCTTGCCCAGCTTGCCCGGGTCGAGCGGGACCAGATGGTCGCGACCGTGAAGATCATTCCTTTCGCGGTGTCTGGCCAACTCGTCGCCGAGGTGATCGACCTCTGCGCCGGCAAGGAGATCTTCGCAGTCAATCCATTTGCGGCCAGGCGTGTCGGCGTAATCCAGACGACGTTGCCGAGCGTGAAATCAAGCGTGCTCGACAAGACCGCGCGCGTCACCGAACAGCGTCTTGCCCGCTCCGGCAGCCGGCTGACAGCCGAGCGCCGCACGCCACATGAGGCCGCTGCAGTGGCAGAGGTCGCCAAGGCGCTTGCCCGTGACAACGACCTGGTGGTGATATTCGGCGCGTCGGCCCTGGCCGATTTCGATGATGTCATTCCGGCCGCCATCCGGGCGGCGGGTGGCAGCGTCATCCGGTCCGGCATGCCGGTCGATCCGGGCAATCTGCTGGTGCTCGGCCATATCGGCAATGCTGCCGTGCTTGGCGCGCCCGGCTGCGCCCGCAGTCCCAAGGAGAACGGTTTCGACTGGGTGCTCGATCGACTGCTCGCCGGGCTTGAGGTCACTGCTGCCGACATCGGTGGCATGGGCGTGGGGGGCTTGCTCATGGAAATTCCGTCGCGACCGCAGCCGCGCGAGGCGCCGGCCGTGCCCGTCGCACCCAAGGTCCATGCCGTGTTGCTGGCGGCCGGGCGCTCCAGCCGCATGGGCGGCCCCAACAAGCTGATGGCGCTGTTCCAGGACAAGCCGCTGGTGCGCCGCACGGCCGAGCGCGTATTGGCCTCCAAGGCCGAGGGCACCGTGGTGGTCACCGGCCACCAGGCCAGTCGCATCCGCGACGCGCTCGTCGGGCTCGATCTGCCGGTGGCTCACAATGCCGATTTTGCCTCAGGCCTCGCCAGCTCGCTCAAGGCAGGCATCGCCGCACTCCCCGAGGACGCGGCCGGTGCCCTGATCGTGCTCGGCGACATGCCCGAGGTGCTGCCGGCCGATCTCGACCGGTTGATCGAGGCATTCGAGCGGGCGGGCGGCCGCGCTATCGTCCGCGCCACCCACGATGGCAAGCGCGGCAATCCCGTCATCCTGCCAAGGTCACTGTTTGCCGCCGTCGCTCATCTCGAAGGCGACACCGGCGCGCGTCATCTGATCGAGAGCGAAGGCGTCGATGTCGTCGACATCGAAATCGGCGCCGGCGCCGCCGTCGACGTCGATACGCCCGAGGCGCTGGAAGGCGCGGGCGGGGTGCTGCAGGATTGACAAATGCACTATGAGCTAGCCAACCCTAGATCATGTCACTCGATTCAGCTTTGCATTCCTTCGCGCCCCCTTCTGGCCTGCCGGCCATCTCCCTCTCAAGGGGGGAGATCGGCAGCTTTGCCGGCGTGACTTACCCTCTGTTGCAGAAGGGCGCAGACCCTGATGACAGCCCATCTCCCCCCTTGAAGAGATGGCCGGCAGGCCAGAAGGGGGCAACGTCGAGCACAAGCCTTCGCCGGTTCGCCTGGGGTGTTCTTGCGGTTGCCTTTGCGTCGCTCGCAACCTCGGCACACGCCCAGAGCCTCGCGCCCTACAAGGACGATCTCTTCGCCTATCCCGGAATTCTCTCGTCGGAGGGCGATGCCTATCGCGTCGTCGACTACCAGGAGATGCGCGACATCAACGAGCGCGACCAGGTGCCGGAGCGGCGGGTGCAGGGCAAATATGTTTCGACTGGCGTCCGCAAGGTCCAGCAGGATCTGGTGCTGAAGCTTGATGCCGGCGACATCAGGCATGTTGCCGTCGGCAAGACCGAGGGCGCTTCGGTCATCGTGCTTTATCTCCATGGCCAGGGCGGCAGCCGCAAGCAGGGCGTCGACGACTTCACCTTTGGCGGCAACTTCAACCGCATCAAGAACCTGATGGCGGCCAATGGCGGGCTCTATCTTTCACCCGACTTCTCCGATTTCGGCGACAAGGGCGTGGCCGAGGTGGGAGCCCTGATCGACCACTACGCGGCGCAATCCCCTGGCGCGAAGATCGTCGTCGCCTGCGGTTCCATGGGGGGGCAGCTGTGCTGGGGGCTGGCGGGCGACGCCGGCGTGGCGAAGAAGCTGAGCGGGCTGATGCTGCTCGGCTCGCTTTGGGACGACGGTTTCCTGAAGTCGCCGGCCTTCGCAGCCAAGGTGCCAGTGTTTTTCGGCCAGGGCAGCAAGGACCCGGTCTTCCCCATCGACAAGCAGGAGGCATTCTTCCGCTCGATCCTGGCCAAGAGCAAAAGCTATCCGGCGCGTTTTGTCCGTTTTGAGACAGGCACGCATGGCACGCCGATCCGCATGACCGACTGGCGCGATACGCTCAACTGGATGCTTCAGGCGAAATAGCTCACGGCCCGGTGTTGTAGTCGAGCACGCTCTCAGGGTTGATCTCGCCGTCATAGGAAGCATCGACGTCGTATTTGATCAACGCGAAGGCACCGTCGCGGAAAATCCAGACACCGTCTGACGAGGCATCGCCAACCCCGCGCCATTTGGCATGCGAGGTCAGCGTCAGGGTCTTCTCGTCATAATCAGAGTTCACCAGCTGGCTTTCCGAGCGGTAGCCAATGACGCTGAGGCTCTCGACCTTGCCTTCGCTGTTGTCGTTCTCGTAGCGGATGTCGAGTTCGGGGGTGGCAAAGTGCTGCTGGTTCAGGCCGTCGAGCTCGGTCCACAGATAGTAGACATGGGTCTCGTTGTAGGCGCCCATCGAGCAGAAGAAGCGGAACAGCCGCGCCTCGTTCGGCTTGGCGTCCGGGGCATCCGACTTGTTGTGGTAACTGATGCCGTAGCTTTTGGCGGCGTCCTCGCCTTCGCGGCCGGCGTCGCACTGGCCTTTGTAGTCGGCGGCGAAAAGTCTGGTCGCCTGGTCAAACAGCGCGTCCGTCTCCGGGGGCGGGGCATCGCCGCATTGCTTGGGCAGGGCGGCTGCGAGGTCGCCTTCGGCCGGCTTCAGGTTGCCCTTCTCGAGCAGGATCGGCTTGAATGGCGGCTCCTGGATCGATGCGTTGACCTGGCGCGCCGTGTAGCAGCCGGCGAAGACCTTTTCCGCGCCGCTGGCGTCGATGGCACGGATCGCGACGGGAATGTTGTAGAAGATGCTGCCGGCCGCACCCTCGGAGCTTACAGCACCTGTTTCGACGTCGACGCGGTCGGTCTTGTCGTAGCCCTTGGCGAACTCGGCAAAATCCTTGGCCGGCTTGGCGTCGCCGAAATAGTCCCAGGCGCGGGCATATTCCTTGCGGCTCACCGCATTATAAAGCGAGCGCACCACGGCTGCAGGGTCGGAACGATCGTCGATGTAAGGTGTTTCAGCCGCCAGTGCCTGGAACGACCAGAGCCCCGTCAGGACCATGGTTACGGCCGCGGGTGTCGAAAAAGTCCTCATCGCGAATCTCCTGCCTGCCGCAATGATGCATCATCGATTGCGGCAGCGCAGTGACGCGCAGGACTATCATGCCTGGCGTGTCGCCATTTCGCGGGCAATGCGCGGAAAGTCCGCCGG
This genomic window contains:
- a CDS encoding XdhC family protein, translated to MPSKFLDEARDPLIIAEGWMKDGKDVAIATVVETWGSAPRPVGSHLVIDADGTFHGSVSGGCVEGAVISEALDVIESGKPKMLDFGVADETAWQVGLSCGGRIRVYVERLG
- a CDS encoding XdhC family protein, which translates into the protein MDPYVLKTLNAERRARRAAIVVTDLGDGRGRVIKEGDAVVGDLGAAIGKAFRSGASSMVEAEGRSFFLNVHLPQPRLVIIGAVHISQALAPMARIAGFPLEIIDPRTAFASDERFPDDIHKAEWPEDVLKHCPLDRYAALAAITHDPKIDDWPLKAALDAECFYVGALGSRKTHARRVERLLAMGVRPEQIERINAPIGLDIGAANPAEIAVAVLAQVIAAFRSRGLAAKSKGEAA
- a CDS encoding molybdopterin-binding/glycosyltransferase family 2 protein, with protein sequence MKFGPIPVADAIGAVLAHATTSGERRYRKGQVLGADDVAALQAAGLAEVVVAALEHGDLGEDAAAEAIAAAMRHRHIEVKQAATGRVNLHATSPGVFTVDAQLIDAINAVDPAITVATLAQLARVERDQMVATVKIIPFAVSGQLVAEVIDLCAGKEIFAVNPFAARRVGVIQTTLPSVKSSVLDKTARVTEQRLARSGSRLTAERRTPHEAAAVAEVAKALARDNDLVVIFGASALADFDDVIPAAIRAAGGSVIRSGMPVDPGNLLVLGHIGNAAVLGAPGCARSPKENGFDWVLDRLLAGLEVTAADIGGMGVGGLLMEIPSRPQPREAPAVPVAPKVHAVLLAAGRSSRMGGPNKLMALFQDKPLVRRTAERVLASKAEGTVVVTGHQASRIRDALVGLDLPVAHNADFASGLASSLKAGIAALPEDAAGALIVLGDMPEVLPADLDRLIEAFERAGGRAIVRATHDGKRGNPVILPRSLFAAVAHLEGDTGARHLIESEGVDVVDIEIGAGAAVDVDTPEALEGAGGVLQD
- a CDS encoding alpha/beta hydrolase translates to MKRWPAGQKGATSSTSLRRFAWGVLAVAFASLATSAHAQSLAPYKDDLFAYPGILSSEGDAYRVVDYQEMRDINERDQVPERRVQGKYVSTGVRKVQQDLVLKLDAGDIRHVAVGKTEGASVIVLYLHGQGGSRKQGVDDFTFGGNFNRIKNLMAANGGLYLSPDFSDFGDKGVAEVGALIDHYAAQSPGAKIVVACGSMGGQLCWGLAGDAGVAKKLSGLMLLGSLWDDGFLKSPAFAAKVPVFFGQGSKDPVFPIDKQEAFFRSILAKSKSYPARFVRFETGTHGTPIRMTDWRDTLNWMLQAK
- a CDS encoding DUF1176 domain-containing protein is translated as MRTFSTPAAVTMVLTGLWSFQALAAETPYIDDRSDPAAVVRSLYNAVSRKEYARAWDYFGDAKPAKDFAEFAKGYDKTDRVDVETGAVSSEGAAGSIFYNIPVAIRAIDASGAEKVFAGCYTARQVNASIQEPPFKPILLEKGNLKPAEGDLAAALPKQCGDAPPPETDALFDQATRLFAADYKGQCDAGREGEDAAKSYGISYHNKSDAPDAKPNEARLFRFFCSMGAYNETHVYYLWTELDGLNQQHFATPELDIRYENDNSEGKVESLSVIGYRSESQLVNSDYDEKTLTLTSHAKWRGVGDASSDGVWIFRDGAFALIKYDVDASYDGEINPESVLDYNTGP